Proteins encoded in a region of the Halioglobus maricola genome:
- a CDS encoding DUF1631 family protein, whose protein sequence is MPAAQGKAPSIYATLTLENSARLAGQLSVADRGEFLLAGVQLVEGPATGGKVSVKPGINAALYYDSQDPEEHVEASVVAIAGADLTLRLLETGHRDTLLRLIADHSGKDIPGTEQEIKGSSAEHTRLLRELRTRSMLRISEILKNFLHDLVPHLVDMSAQAGNSNDHGHPLYDGANTIRHELENLRRDTLEIVAAYFNELCPPEGGQSFGQGAIPSDQLDLVDLNKFEHDLAINRMVTMGEEQHSLSLEALIIRTAQLINAAPLKVRLPIHPRQLSNAFQETIARLDLPTEAASASFDYFSRKVIRKLDEPYQYLNSFLEEQGIGPGLEERIRTKGSLLRAPSKTSSDRSTPERQREPMGQNLDDVARNLPHAAEDGYQAGYPPQTGQPHAAAAHGQAFTGAQSQGMYDSIINALAMRRGLGGQQAGGQQAPAGSWDTHPGAAQQQNASLADAQTVANALGSIQRDTHVQAALQEATSLREFLADHRERLGDLRETSGLTADSLNQLDLVDNLFGTIHSELNVNEELKPALSNLQIPLAKLALQDQNFFVDRSHVARGMVDKLSALATSANFPNRVLEDRINHVVDEIVNDYEQDDAVFERAVEKIDRLAEQQERAIARNVERVVRTQEGQEKLHHARRAVSEVINERIRPPAAPRVLLDLVESGFRDLLVLTHVKEGTESQMWADQVNSLDTLVSWLSELQDGDTNEELVMQRGLEADTLLDMVGQQITAALPTNVAHESVLDELRDILASNQAVESAEIDEKTDTESESAEALRAKVNELPRLRRWIRRVEQLQADSWLSYRDAQGERHRMKLAWISEAKNRFIFVDERGHKTADLNAVQLARKLSQGAQSPTPAEDLSVVDKSIYQTLEQAQQTLSFSRNHDTLTKLVNRENFISQMGRALRHAQRKQAQHALLYINIDQFDLVNQVYDQVSGDQVLLEFSKLLAQLHGKKCSSARIEGDEFSLLVLDRSLEQAAQLGEKIRADIEGGNLEIEGEKVSFTVSIGVAPILEYSPPVEELLESARTAMLYAKEQGRNRVETYHEDQTLATQYQSEKDRSREDLEQALATDRFVLRAQPIVQSAVEDGSARRRHYELLLALRNKDGSISSPEEFINSAERYGFMTLVDRWVVREAFSWISELMDDQKEVPHLAINLSGASVTDNDFMEYLLEQISEFGVGTSLVCFEITETGTISNLVKAADFVQAFRNIGCKFSIDDFGTGLASHNYLRELPVDYVKIDGTFVSNIHQSRADYAMARSINDLAHFLGQETIAESVENDEIIEKLKEIGVDYLQGWGIGKPKPLAEVTEDLSNIER, encoded by the coding sequence ATGCCCGCAGCGCAAGGAAAAGCTCCGTCTATCTACGCCACCCTGACACTCGAGAATTCAGCGAGGCTGGCGGGACAGCTGTCCGTAGCTGATCGAGGTGAATTTCTTCTGGCCGGCGTGCAGCTCGTCGAAGGGCCCGCGACAGGAGGCAAAGTCAGCGTGAAGCCCGGCATCAACGCAGCGCTCTATTACGACAGCCAGGACCCTGAAGAGCATGTCGAGGCCAGCGTCGTTGCTATCGCCGGCGCCGACCTGACCTTGCGGTTACTGGAGACTGGTCATCGCGACACTTTGCTTCGGCTTATTGCTGACCACTCGGGCAAAGACATTCCTGGCACAGAGCAGGAGATAAAAGGTTCCAGCGCAGAACATACTCGCCTACTGCGCGAGCTGCGCACGCGATCAATGTTGCGTATTTCCGAGATTCTGAAAAACTTCCTCCACGACCTGGTCCCGCACCTGGTAGATATGTCAGCTCAGGCCGGCAACAGCAATGACCATGGCCACCCTCTCTACGATGGGGCCAATACGATTCGTCATGAGCTGGAAAACCTGCGCCGCGACACGCTGGAGATCGTCGCAGCCTATTTCAACGAACTTTGCCCGCCAGAGGGAGGGCAGAGTTTTGGCCAGGGCGCGATCCCGTCGGACCAACTCGACCTGGTAGACCTGAACAAATTCGAGCACGATCTTGCCATTAACCGCATGGTCACCATGGGTGAAGAACAGCACAGCCTCTCGCTCGAAGCCCTGATCATCCGCACAGCCCAACTGATTAATGCCGCTCCGCTTAAAGTGCGCCTGCCCATACACCCGCGCCAACTCAGCAATGCCTTCCAGGAAACCATCGCCCGACTGGACCTGCCCACGGAAGCCGCCAGCGCGAGCTTCGACTATTTTTCCCGCAAAGTCATTCGCAAACTTGACGAACCCTACCAGTATCTCAATAGTTTTCTGGAGGAACAGGGGATTGGCCCAGGCCTGGAGGAGCGGATTCGCACCAAGGGCTCGCTGCTCCGTGCACCAAGCAAGACTTCATCCGACAGAAGCACCCCCGAGCGCCAGCGGGAGCCCATGGGGCAGAACCTTGATGATGTAGCGCGCAACCTGCCACATGCTGCCGAGGACGGCTACCAGGCCGGGTATCCACCTCAAACGGGTCAGCCACATGCCGCTGCCGCTCATGGACAGGCCTTTACCGGGGCCCAGTCCCAGGGTATGTACGATTCGATTATCAATGCTCTCGCCATGCGGCGCGGCCTCGGCGGGCAGCAAGCAGGCGGGCAGCAGGCACCAGCCGGTAGTTGGGATACCCATCCAGGCGCCGCTCAACAGCAGAACGCAAGCCTGGCCGATGCCCAAACGGTGGCCAATGCACTGGGCAGCATCCAGCGGGATACGCATGTACAGGCTGCACTGCAAGAGGCCACATCGCTGCGCGAGTTTTTAGCCGATCACCGCGAACGTCTGGGCGACTTGCGCGAAACCAGCGGACTCACCGCGGACAGCCTCAATCAACTCGATCTTGTCGACAATTTGTTTGGCACTATCCACTCAGAACTCAACGTCAATGAAGAGCTGAAACCCGCCCTGAGCAATCTGCAAATTCCGTTGGCAAAGCTCGCCCTGCAGGACCAGAATTTTTTCGTCGACAGAAGCCATGTGGCGCGGGGCATGGTCGACAAGCTATCGGCACTGGCCACCTCGGCCAATTTCCCTAACCGGGTATTGGAAGATCGTATCAATCACGTCGTCGACGAAATCGTCAACGACTACGAGCAGGACGACGCTGTATTCGAACGTGCGGTAGAAAAAATCGACCGTCTCGCCGAACAGCAGGAGCGCGCAATAGCGCGCAACGTCGAACGCGTGGTGCGCACTCAGGAAGGCCAGGAAAAACTGCACCATGCGCGCCGCGCTGTCAGCGAGGTCATCAATGAGCGGATCCGGCCACCTGCGGCCCCAAGAGTCCTGCTGGATTTGGTGGAGAGCGGCTTTCGCGACCTGCTGGTACTCACCCACGTCAAAGAGGGCACAGAAAGCCAGATGTGGGCCGATCAGGTCAACAGCCTAGACACGCTGGTCTCCTGGCTGAGTGAGCTACAGGACGGCGATACCAACGAAGAACTGGTCATGCAGCGAGGCCTTGAGGCCGACACCCTGCTCGACATGGTGGGTCAGCAAATTACCGCTGCCCTGCCCACCAACGTCGCGCACGAGAGTGTGCTGGATGAATTGCGTGACATTCTGGCCAGCAACCAGGCGGTGGAATCCGCCGAGATCGATGAGAAAACAGACACCGAGAGCGAATCGGCTGAGGCCTTGCGCGCCAAGGTCAATGAACTGCCCCGCCTGCGCCGCTGGATCCGCCGGGTTGAGCAACTGCAAGCAGATTCCTGGCTGAGCTACCGGGACGCCCAGGGCGAGCGGCACAGGATGAAACTGGCCTGGATCAGCGAGGCCAAAAATCGTTTCATCTTCGTCGACGAAAGAGGACACAAAACCGCTGATCTCAATGCCGTTCAGCTGGCGCGCAAGCTGAGCCAGGGAGCCCAGTCCCCTACCCCCGCTGAAGATCTGTCAGTGGTGGACAAGAGTATCTACCAGACACTGGAGCAGGCGCAGCAGACCCTCAGCTTCTCCCGTAATCACGACACGCTGACCAAACTCGTCAATCGCGAGAACTTTATCAGCCAGATGGGACGCGCTTTGCGCCACGCCCAGCGCAAACAGGCCCAGCACGCCCTGCTCTACATCAACATTGATCAGTTCGACCTGGTCAATCAGGTATACGACCAGGTGAGTGGCGACCAGGTGTTACTGGAATTCAGCAAACTGTTGGCTCAGCTCCACGGCAAAAAATGTTCCTCGGCCCGGATAGAAGGGGACGAATTTTCCCTGCTGGTGCTTGATCGCTCACTGGAACAGGCCGCCCAGCTGGGAGAGAAAATCCGCGCTGATATCGAGGGTGGCAATCTGGAAATCGAGGGAGAGAAAGTGTCCTTCACCGTCTCCATTGGCGTGGCACCGATACTCGAATACAGCCCGCCGGTAGAAGAATTGCTCGAATCCGCCCGCACCGCCATGCTCTACGCCAAAGAACAGGGCCGCAACCGGGTCGAGACGTATCACGAAGACCAGACTCTGGCGACCCAATACCAGAGCGAGAAGGACCGTTCACGGGAAGATCTGGAGCAGGCGCTCGCCACCGACCGGTTCGTACTTCGCGCCCAGCCGATTGTACAAAGTGCAGTCGAAGATGGCAGCGCACGACGACGCCACTACGAACTCTTGCTGGCGCTGCGCAACAAGGACGGCTCCATCAGTTCACCCGAGGAGTTCATCAACTCCGCCGAGCGTTACGGCTTTATGACGCTCGTGGATCGCTGGGTGGTGCGGGAGGCTTTCAGCTGGATCAGCGAATTGATGGACGACCAGAAGGAGGTCCCGCATCTGGCGATCAACCTGTCTGGTGCGAGCGTCACTGACAACGACTTCATGGAATATCTGCTGGAGCAAATCTCTGAATTCGGCGTGGGCACCAGCCTCGTCTGTTTTGAAATCACAGAGACCGGTACCATTTCCAACCTGGTGAAAGCAGCCGACTTCGTTCAGGCATTCCGCAACATCGGCTGCAAATTCTCTATCGATGACTTTGGTACGGGACTCGCGAGCCACAACTACCTGCGCGAACTGCCGGTTGATTACGTCAAGATCGACGGCACTTTTGTCTCCAATATTCACCAGAGCCGCGCCGACTACGCCATGGCCCGGTCGATCAATGATCTGGCCCATTTCCTCGGTCAGGAAACGATCGCGGAATCGGTTGAGAATGATGAGATCATCGAAAAACTCAAAGAGATCGGCGTGGATTACCTGCAGGGCTGGGGCATCGGCAAACCCAAACCACTCGCAGAAGTGACCGAAGACCTCTCCAATATTGAACGTTGA
- a CDS encoding helix-turn-helix transcriptional regulator, with translation MNVDHLVAATIDTAYDALLGAIYQGPLEDKPWQSALPALREFLDVQVVSLVLRPPSAGDPGLILNSVRPDGSDAAESASPDDWELTAYRDEFFSLDPFVNLPLDEVTALEDILPDEALMESDYYRQYLHPIGLFRILGVDTAESGGMLARLRLSRREEEARFDADDRALLTRLTPHLRRAIELYAALNRATSERDVYAGAVSQLAVATIILDEQARVLNVNPIAQVLLEQADGLSLRGDTLQLAGRDAHRQLQEAVATIISSQHQGQPSVARALRVPRSGARADLGLVVRPVPHSEWSQGQSGPCAAVFISDPDLHEPASKQALGDLFELTPAEANLAILLTRGLSLAEISEAQNISQHTARAQLKSIFAKTGVSRQAELVRLIIKSVASLG, from the coding sequence TTGAACGTTGACCACCTCGTGGCCGCGACTATCGACACCGCTTACGACGCACTGCTTGGCGCGATTTATCAGGGTCCGCTAGAGGACAAGCCCTGGCAGAGTGCCCTCCCCGCCCTGCGCGAGTTCCTGGATGTGCAGGTTGTGTCACTGGTGCTGCGCCCGCCCTCTGCCGGCGACCCCGGCCTGATTTTGAATAGCGTCCGCCCCGACGGTTCGGACGCCGCGGAATCTGCCAGCCCTGACGATTGGGAGCTGACGGCCTATCGGGACGAGTTTTTTTCCCTTGACCCCTTCGTTAACCTGCCACTGGATGAAGTCACTGCGCTGGAAGATATCCTGCCAGACGAAGCGCTGATGGAATCCGATTATTACCGCCAGTATCTGCACCCGATTGGCCTGTTTCGAATACTGGGGGTAGATACCGCGGAATCTGGCGGCATGCTCGCGCGGTTGCGCCTGTCGAGGCGAGAGGAAGAAGCCAGATTCGACGCCGATGACCGGGCCTTGCTGACCCGCCTCACACCGCATCTGCGCCGTGCCATCGAGTTGTACGCCGCCTTGAACCGGGCCACTTCAGAGCGAGATGTCTACGCCGGCGCCGTGTCCCAACTGGCAGTGGCAACGATTATCCTCGATGAGCAGGCCCGGGTTCTCAACGTCAATCCTATCGCACAGGTCCTGCTCGAACAGGCCGACGGACTCTCACTAAGAGGCGACACCCTGCAACTCGCGGGCCGGGATGCCCATCGCCAACTACAGGAAGCCGTTGCCACAATCATCAGCTCCCAGCATCAGGGCCAGCCCTCGGTTGCGCGCGCCCTGCGGGTACCCCGCTCAGGTGCGCGAGCCGACCTCGGTCTGGTGGTGCGTCCGGTGCCCCATTCCGAGTGGAGCCAGGGGCAGTCTGGCCCCTGCGCGGCGGTCTTTATATCCGACCCGGATTTACACGAACCTGCCTCAAAACAGGCCCTGGGGGACCTGTTCGAGCTCACCCCGGCCGAGGCCAATCTGGCGATTCTGCTCACGCGGGGACTGAGTCTTGCCGAAATATCAGAGGCCCAGAACATTTCCCAGCACACCGCACGCGCCCAGCTAAAATCCATATTTGCGAAAACGGGCGTCTCGCGTCAGGCCGAACTGGTCAGGCTCATCATCAAGAGTGTCGCCTCACTGGGATAG
- the hemN gene encoding oxygen-independent coproporphyrinogen III oxidase, with the protein MPTDFLASTTVPPEFMEDMALARKYACQGPRYTSYPTAPQFRQDFPMQSYRKWQGTDGDHKREPLSLYLHVPFCNDICYYCACNKIVTREKGVAQRYLQRLQTEILMQSELVGDQRPITQMHWGGGTPTYLDHAQITELMHLLASHFKLLDKGYREYSIEIDPRTVDLSTIALLKGVGFNRISLGIQDFDPLVQKAVNRIQSYADVAHLVDSVRSHDFRSLSFDLIYGLPHQDRLTMEETLRKVIALRPDRIACYNYAHLPERFLSQRAIDRLTLPEPDEKLLLHELISRTLQDAGYELIGMDHYVLPDDELAIAQSEGRLQRNFQGYSLRMADDLLGLGVSAISQIGDYYLQNERELDNYYAMIDAGELPVTRGCMVTDEDKLRRHVIMSLISDLKLDLGDVNRQFGIDFSRKFARELDAIQPMVGDGFLTISNEQITIHKRGRPFLRNICMPFDAYLGAHQGDEPAPKFSATV; encoded by the coding sequence ATGCCCACTGACTTTCTTGCATCGACCACTGTTCCCCCCGAATTCATGGAGGACATGGCATTGGCACGCAAATATGCCTGCCAGGGACCCCGCTATACCTCCTACCCCACTGCGCCGCAGTTCCGCCAGGATTTCCCGATGCAGAGCTACCGCAAATGGCAGGGCACCGACGGCGACCACAAACGCGAGCCGCTCTCGCTCTATTTGCATGTCCCGTTCTGTAACGACATCTGCTACTACTGCGCCTGCAACAAAATCGTCACCCGGGAGAAAGGTGTTGCCCAGCGATACCTGCAGCGCCTACAGACTGAAATTTTGATGCAATCCGAACTGGTAGGCGACCAGCGTCCTATCACCCAGATGCACTGGGGCGGCGGTACCCCAACCTATCTGGACCATGCCCAGATCACCGAATTGATGCACCTGCTGGCAAGCCACTTCAAGCTACTGGACAAGGGCTACCGCGAGTACTCGATCGAAATCGACCCCCGCACTGTCGACCTGAGTACGATTGCCCTGCTCAAAGGCGTCGGATTCAACCGCATCAGCCTGGGTATCCAGGACTTCGACCCGCTGGTGCAGAAAGCGGTCAATCGCATCCAATCTTATGCGGACGTTGCCCATTTGGTGGACAGCGTGCGCAGCCACGACTTCCGCTCCCTCAGTTTCGATCTCATCTACGGCCTGCCCCACCAGGACCGCCTTACGATGGAAGAAACCCTGCGCAAGGTCATCGCCCTGCGGCCGGACCGCATCGCCTGCTATAACTACGCCCACCTGCCAGAGCGTTTTCTCAGTCAGCGCGCTATCGACCGCCTCACCCTGCCAGAACCCGACGAGAAACTGCTGCTGCATGAGCTGATCAGTCGCACGCTGCAGGATGCTGGCTACGAACTGATCGGAATGGACCACTACGTACTCCCCGACGACGAGCTCGCTATTGCCCAGAGCGAGGGCCGTCTGCAACGTAACTTCCAGGGCTACTCGCTGCGCATGGCAGACGACCTGCTGGGGCTGGGTGTCTCTGCTATCAGCCAGATCGGCGACTACTACCTGCAAAATGAACGAGAACTGGACAATTATTACGCAATGATTGACGCCGGTGAGCTGCCTGTCACCCGCGGTTGTATGGTGACCGACGAGGACAAACTGCGCCGCCACGTGATAATGAGCCTGATTTCGGACCTGAAACTCGACCTGGGCGATGTGAATCGTCAGTTCGGTATAGACTTTAGTCGAAAGTTTGCCCGCGAACTGGACGCCATTCAGCCCATGGTTGGAGACGGTTTCCTGACCATTTCCAACGAACAGATCACTATCCACAAACGCGGGCGCCCCTTCCTACGCAACATCTGCATGCCTTTCGACGCTTACCTGGGAGCCCATCAGGGGGATGAACCCGCGCCAAAATTCTCTGCTACCGTCTGA
- the fnr gene encoding fumarate/nitrate reduction transcriptional regulator Fnr, with the protein MTNIAQSGSDSAKACTHDFQVNCGNCRLNSICLPLALESDDIAQLDEIIQRSKPLQKNQHLYREGDDFQSVFAVRSGTLKAYKTTDDGREQVTGFYFPGEILGMDGISNNAHASSAKALETSAVCEIPFTSLEKLSALMPNLQRHFFQLMSHEITEDQQLITLLSKNSADERVASLMLSISERNARRKLSATNFRLPMSRVDIGNYLGLTVETVSRVFSRMQKMEILRVDNKEIEILDARGLRNVANLTS; encoded by the coding sequence ATGACGAACATTGCTCAATCGGGGAGTGACAGCGCCAAAGCGTGTACCCACGACTTTCAGGTCAATTGCGGCAACTGTCGCCTGAACAGCATTTGCCTGCCTCTCGCTCTCGAGAGCGATGACATCGCCCAGCTAGACGAGATAATCCAGCGCAGCAAACCACTACAGAAGAACCAGCATCTGTACCGTGAAGGCGATGACTTCCAATCCGTATTCGCTGTGCGCTCAGGCACCCTGAAGGCCTACAAGACAACGGATGATGGCCGCGAGCAGGTCACCGGCTTTTATTTCCCGGGCGAAATCCTCGGCATGGATGGTATTTCCAACAACGCACACGCCTCGTCGGCAAAGGCCCTGGAAACCTCCGCGGTCTGTGAAATCCCCTTTACCTCACTGGAAAAGCTCAGCGCGTTGATGCCCAATCTGCAAAGACACTTTTTCCAGCTGATGAGCCACGAAATTACCGAAGACCAGCAATTGATCACGCTGCTGAGTAAAAATTCAGCCGATGAACGCGTGGCCTCATTGATGCTGAGCATTTCGGAACGCAACGCGCGCCGCAAGCTCAGCGCCACCAATTTCCGTCTGCCCATGTCGCGGGTAGACATCGGCAATTACCTGGGTCTGACGGTAGAAACCGTTTCCCGGGTCTTCAGCCGCATGCAGAAAATGGAAATTCTGCGAGTTGACAACAAGGAAATCGAAATTCTGGATGCCAGGGGCCTGAGGAACGTAGCAAACCTCACCAGTTAA
- a CDS encoding Yip1 family protein, producing the protein MIQHTFGLLVKPSSQWKSISELSDSSFKTLLLYPLILSLIPAVAWYYGTTNVGWTVGDGESIRLTKDSALQICILFYITQVACLAVLGYFVHWMSDTYGAQSTIAKGIIICSLAATPMFIFGAVGFFPVLWLDLLIGIVAVCWAVYLMYLGIPIVMNIPEERGFLFSSAVMGVALVLLICIMVGAVILWDFGAAPAFTD; encoded by the coding sequence ATGATTCAGCACACCTTCGGCCTGCTTGTTAAGCCCAGTTCTCAGTGGAAGAGCATTTCTGAGCTGTCAGACAGCTCCTTTAAGACCCTGCTGCTCTATCCCTTGATCCTGTCACTTATTCCTGCGGTTGCCTGGTACTACGGCACCACGAATGTCGGCTGGACTGTCGGCGATGGCGAGAGCATCAGGCTAACGAAAGACAGTGCCCTGCAAATATGTATTCTGTTCTATATAACGCAAGTGGCATGCCTCGCCGTACTGGGCTACTTCGTTCACTGGATGAGCGACACCTACGGTGCACAATCCACGATCGCCAAGGGCATCATCATCTGCTCGCTGGCGGCGACCCCCATGTTTATCTTCGGTGCAGTGGGTTTCTTCCCGGTGCTGTGGCTGGATCTGCTGATCGGCATTGTCGCCGTATGCTGGGCGGTTTACCTGATGTACTTGGGAATCCCCATCGTGATGAACATCCCCGAGGAACGCGGCTTCCTGTTTTCCAGTGCGGTGATGGGTGTGGCACTGGTACTGCTGATCTGCATTATGGTCGGCGCAGTGATTCTGTGGGACTTCGGTGCGGCTCCGGCCTTCACTGACTGA
- the ccoN gene encoding cytochrome-c oxidase, cbb3-type subunit I has translation MSELNSALEHPTYNYKVVRQFAIMTVVWGIVGMLVGVIIAAQLAWPQLNFGIEYLHFGRLRPLHTNAVIFAFGGCALFATSYFIVQRTCQARLISDKLAAFTFWGWQLVIVAAAITLPLGFTSSKEYAELEWPIDILITLVWVTYAIVFFGTIMKRKVRHIYVANWFLGSFIVTVAVLHLMNSAAIPVSAFKSYSVYAGTVDAMVQWWYGHNAVGFFLTAGFLGMMYYFVPKQAGRPVYSYRLSIVHFWALVAVYIWAGPHHLHYTALPDWAQSLGMVMSLILLAPSWGGMINGMMTLSGAWHKLRTDPILRFLVVSLSFYGMSTFEGPMMSIKTVNALSHYTDWTIGHVHSGALGWVAMISIGALYHLIPILFGRERMYSTDLINVHFWMSTIGTVLYIASMWVNGIMQGLMWRAYNQDGTLTYNFVESVAASYPGYVVRVLGGAIFLGGMFIMAYNVYMTTRQDVEAQPAPAAASAA, from the coding sequence ATGAGCGAGCTTAACTCCGCACTGGAACATCCCACCTATAACTATAAGGTGGTGCGCCAGTTTGCAATCATGACAGTCGTCTGGGGGATCGTGGGCATGCTGGTAGGCGTAATTATCGCCGCCCAGCTAGCCTGGCCCCAGCTCAACTTCGGAATCGAATATCTGCACTTCGGGCGCCTGCGCCCGCTGCACACCAACGCAGTCATCTTTGCGTTCGGTGGATGTGCGCTGTTCGCCACGTCGTACTTTATTGTGCAGCGAACCTGCCAGGCGCGCTTGATTTCAGACAAGCTCGCCGCCTTCACGTTCTGGGGTTGGCAACTCGTCATTGTTGCCGCAGCGATCACTTTACCTCTTGGTTTCACGTCTTCCAAAGAATACGCAGAGCTGGAATGGCCGATCGATATCCTGATCACCCTGGTTTGGGTGACATACGCGATCGTATTCTTCGGCACTATCATGAAACGGAAAGTGCGCCATATCTATGTCGCCAACTGGTTCCTGGGGTCCTTTATCGTCACAGTCGCGGTTCTTCACCTGATGAACTCCGCTGCCATCCCTGTCTCAGCATTCAAGTCCTACTCCGTTTATGCCGGCACCGTCGATGCGATGGTTCAGTGGTGGTACGGCCACAACGCAGTTGGCTTTTTCCTGACTGCTGGCTTCCTGGGCATGATGTATTACTTCGTACCCAAGCAGGCGGGTCGACCCGTCTACTCCTACCGTCTTTCTATTGTGCACTTCTGGGCATTGGTCGCTGTCTACATCTGGGCCGGCCCTCACCACCTGCACTACACCGCCCTTCCCGACTGGGCCCAGAGCCTCGGTATGGTAATGTCCCTGATCCTGCTGGCACCTTCCTGGGGCGGCATGATCAACGGCATGATGACCTTGTCAGGCGCATGGCATAAGCTGCGTACCGACCCCATCCTGCGCTTCCTGGTCGTGAGCTTGTCGTTCTACGGCATGTCCACCTTCGAAGGCCCGATGATGTCCATCAAGACCGTGAATGCGCTGTCGCACTACACGGATTGGACCATCGGTCACGTGCACTCCGGTGCTCTGGGTTGGGTCGCCATGATTTCCATAGGTGCTCTCTATCACCTCATCCCGATTCTGTTCGGCCGCGAGCGCATGTACTCCACCGACCTGATCAACGTGCACTTCTGGATGTCGACTATCGGTACCGTACTTTACATCGCGTCCATGTGGGTAAACGGCATCATGCAGGGCCTGATGTGGCGCGCCTACAACCAGGACGGCACTCTGACTTACAACTTTGTTGAGTCGGTAGCCGCGTCCTACCCTGGTTATGTTGTGCGGGTACTCGGTGGCGCGATCTTCCTGGGTGGAATGTTCATCATGGCCTACAACGTGTACATGACTACTCGCCAAGATGTCGAAGCCCAGCCGGCACCGGCTGCAGCAAGCGCAGCCTAA
- the ccoO gene encoding cytochrome-c oxidase, cbb3-type subunit II, with protein sequence MKHEAIETNVGLMIVGIIIAISFGTLVELVPLMFLKETNEPIAGLKPLPALELEGRDIYIREGCNTCHSQMIRPLRAETERYGHYSVAGEFVYDHPFLWGSKRTGPDLARVGGRYSDDWHRAHLYNPRDVVPESNMPAFPWLFEKTISGDKTGTKMEALRTVGVPYTDDDIAGAKAAVEGKKEIDALVAYLQQLGLLLKSRR encoded by the coding sequence ATGAAACATGAAGCAATCGAAACCAATGTCGGCCTGATGATCGTTGGCATCATCATTGCCATCAGCTTTGGTACGCTGGTGGAACTGGTGCCGCTGATGTTCCTCAAGGAAACCAACGAGCCCATCGCTGGCCTTAAACCACTGCCCGCGCTGGAGCTGGAAGGCCGCGACATTTACATCCGGGAAGGCTGTAACACCTGTCACTCGCAAATGATTCGCCCGCTGCGCGCAGAAACAGAGCGCTATGGCCACTACTCAGTGGCTGGTGAATTCGTCTACGACCACCCCTTCCTGTGGGGTTCCAAGCGCACGGGGCCGGATCTGGCACGCGTGGGCGGCCGATACTCCGACGACTGGCATCGCGCGCACCTTTACAACCCGCGCGACGTGGTACCGGAATCAAATATGCCTGCATTCCCGTGGCTATTTGAGAAAACAATCAGTGGCGACAAAACCGGTACGAAGATGGAAGCGCTGCGTACGGTTGGCGTACCCTACACCGACGATGACATTGCCGGCGCTAAAGCCGCGGTGGAAGGCAAAAAAGAAATCGACGCTCTGGTTGCGTATTTGCAACAACTGGGCCTGCTACTGAAATCGAGGCGCTAA
- a CDS encoding cbb3-type cytochrome oxidase subunit 3: MDINDLRGISTAFLMFTFIGMCFWAYSGKRKKAFDEAAELPFADEELNQRTMQEEARND, translated from the coding sequence ATGGATATCAACGATCTTCGAGGGATCAGTACCGCCTTCCTGATGTTCACCTTTATCGGAATGTGTTTCTGGGCCTATAGCGGTAAACGTAAAAAAGCATTTGATGAAGCGGCCGAACTGCCCTTCGCAGACGAAGAGCTGAATCAACGCACCATGCAGGAGGAAGCAAGGAATGACTAG